The nucleotide sequence AAAATGAACTTGATGAATCGGTTTGGACCACCCAAGTACGAGGGTGGCTTCTAGAGGTTCAAGGGATTGAGGGGGAGGTGAACTCCATGAATGGAAGCATAGCAGCCAGAAACCAAAACTGTTGTGGAGGCATCTTAAATCGTTGTAGGCGTGGTGGGGAACTGGCAGAAAGGCTCAAGAAGGTTCAGAGAATTCACAGCGTGGGTATGAGCATGGTGGCTGCAAATCGTCGTGAAAGACCAGCGGAGCATATCCCAGAACTAATGACTGAAGATCAGACCACAGAAGTGGAGCATATTCCAGGACCATCAGTTGAAGATCAAGCAACAGCAGTGGGGCATATCCTGCGTCCATCCATAGAATATCAAACAACAGCAGTGGAGCACATTCCTGCGCCATCAATTGAAGATCAAACAACAGCATCGCTCATTTTAGCGAAACTTATGAATCTGCTGAATGATGATGAAGTAGGGAGGATTGGAGTTTGGGGTATGGGGGGAGTGGGAAAAACAACCCTGGTAAAGAACTTGAACAACAAGCTTAGGAATGATTCTTCAACACAACCTTTTGGCATTGTTATATGGATTACAGTGTCCAAGCAGTTGGACTTAGCGAGGATCCAAACACAAATAGCTCAGAGAGTGGATATGGGAGTGAATATGAATGAAAGCACTGAGAGTGTGGCTAGTAAATTGCATCAGAGGCTGGAGCAGCAAAACAAGTTTCTGCTTATTCTTGACGATGTTTGGGAGGAAATTGCTTTGGATGCTTTAGGTGTCCCAAGGCCTGAAGTTCATGGGGGATGTAAGATCATATTGACGACTAGATTTTTTGATGTTTGTCGGGATATGAAGACAGATGCAGTATTGAAAATGGATGTCCTAAATGATGTAGAGGCATGGGAATTGTTTTGTCAAAATGCAGGCAAGGTGGCCACCTTAGAACATATTAAACCTTTAGCCAAGGAAGTTGCCAGAGAATGTGGTGGTTTGCCTTTGGCAATAATCGTCATGGGGACATCTatgagggaaaagaaaatggttgaacTCTGGAAGGATGCCTTAAGCGAGCTGCAAAACTCGGTGCCCTATAATATCAAAGGAATCGAGGATAAGGTTTACAAGCCCTTGAAGTGGAGTTACGACTCATTAGGTAATAATATCAAATCTTGCTTCCTGTATTGCTCTCTATATCCTGAGGATTTCTCTATTGAAATAAGAGAACTTGTACAATGCTGGCTGGCCGAAGGTCTCATAGATAAACAAAAGAACTACGATGATATACACAATAGGGGAGCTGCTGTAGTTGAATATTTGAAAGACTGCTGTTTGTTGGAAGATGGTCACCTTAAGGATACTGTGAAAATGCATGATGTAATTCGGGATGTGGCAATATGGATTGCAACATCCGTGGAGGTTAAATATAAATCCCTTGTTCGATCAGGAATTAGTTTGAGCCAGATTTCAGAGGGTGAATTGTCAAGGTCTGTCAGGAGAGTATCTTTCATGTTTAATAGAATAAAAGAGCTACCTGATGGTGTTCCACTGTGTTCAAAGGCATCAACATTGCTTCTACAAGACAATCTCTTTCTTCAGAGAGTTCCCCAAGGATTCCTGATAGCATTTCAAGCGCTCAAGGTCTTGAATATGGGTGGAACCCAGATCTGCAGATTGCCTGACTCCATTTGCTTACTTCATCAACTTGAGGCTCTTCTTTTACGGGACTGTTCTCATCTTCAAGAAATACCTCCACTAGATGGGCTTCAAAAACTACTAGTGCTTGATTGTTGTGCCACTCGCATCAAGGAATTGCCAAAAGGGATGGAGCGATTGAGTAACTTAAAGGAATTAAACCTATCATGCACGCAGTACCTGGAAACTGTACAAGCTGGAGTAATGTCAGAGTTGTCTGGTTTAGAAGTTCTAGACATGACAGATAGTAGTTACAAATGGAGCTTGAAAACAAGGGCTGAAAAGGGAAAAGCAGTGTTTGAGGAGCTAGGATGCCTAGAGAAGTTAATTTCTGTATCAATTGGTCTGAACAGCATCCCATTTCCGGTCAAGAAGCATACCTGGATACAAAAATTGAAACGCTCCCAATTTCTTATGGGCCCAACTGATTgtgaaattgataaaataaccAAATTCAACGAAAGGCAGGTGATCTTCATTAGTCTTAATTATCTCTCAGAAGAATGGAATATTCTGTGGTGGTTAACCAATGCAACTTCTCTAGCTTTGATTTCTTGCAGTGGACTAGATAAAATGGTGGAAACCTTAGCAATGAAAAGCGTTCGTTGCTTTGGTTGCTTGAAATCACTTACTATCAGCCACGCTCAAATCACCTTTGGGCCGGAAGAAGCATGGGGTGCCCGAAATGACCTACTGCCAAATATGGAGGAGCTTAAACTTAAGTATGTCCTTGGACTAAAGAGCATTTCAGAGTTGGTTGCTCGTCTTGGACTCAAACTCTCAAAACTTAGAGTACTTAAGGTGTTTGATTGCTACAGTTTGGATTATCTTTTCTCCTGCATTGATTTTTCTCAAACTCCAAACCTTGAAAACCTGGAAGAGATCGGATTAAGTTGCTTATACCTGGATGATCTATTTGTATACGGTTCAACACAGACCTCAGTTCCAAGTCCAGTTGCTCCAAACTTGCGGAGAATATACCTGGATGGTGTCGAAAAACTGAAGACTTTGGGCAGGCCAAAAGAGCTATGGCAGAATCTGGAGACTTTTCTAGCCTCGGAATGTAAAAGTTTGAAGAAGCTACCTCTCAATAGCCAAAGTGCAAATAccctaaaagaaataaaaggagAATTGTGGTGGTGGAACCAATTGGAGTGGGATGATGATGATACCCGGTCCAGCCTCCAGCCTTTTTTCAATGAGCGGGGTGCACCCTAAACAGGTGCTGAGCTGCCTATTGAGCTGTTGGGTGCAGATAGAAGCGAAGGGAGCAACATAAACAAGGTAAAAAGGGACGGTTTAAACAGGgatacctttttttctttttaattgagTCGCTGCATGGATTGATCTTTCTGAAACAAAGACTGTTTACAAgtatcttaaatatatatagcTGCTGCTCCTGCAGATAAAACAATAAGGAAAATACCTTCTTTTGAGCTTTACCCTTAGATGGAACCTCCTCCGAGGCTTTGGAAGTTCTCTTTTAATCTTTTCTTACCATTGTTTTTACCTGTTACAAATTGGATTTTCATTCTAATTATACTAATATTGCTTATATGGTTTAACATAGGACTTCAAAAGAACTTGGCAATGGCAACCTTTCTGTGATAGGTAAGGCTTTCTTTGCTTACATGTCTCCTCTTTTTGATCTAACTTATGTCCCTGACTTATCTGGGTCCGTATTTCTAATGTAATTTCGATTCCTTTCTTATTAGGAGGCTGGATACTGCGTGTTATTGGTAAGCCAGACCTCAAAATTCCAActactatttttccttttctttttcttttttccttgatgATAGTATAGAATACCAACATGAATATGAGGGTGAGGTTCTCAGTTTGAGCCTTCTGAATCCAAGAGCTTTTTgtcacttacttttattttgacattcttttttgttaattagGTGTTTTACCTTGCATTGCAGCTACATTTACTTGGGAGCCAACATCATGGCTGCCAAAATTGGAAGCAATGGTAGTCAACAGAGTAGAAAACAATTCAGCATGAAAGAAGAAGTCACGGGGAGCACTAATAAGCCCGGAAGAAAATGTTTGCAGAGGGATAGTTCTTCATGGGCTTGAAATTAGCATTTGGCAATGTTGACCCCTGAAAGAAGCTTCCAGTTTTTGAAACCATTTATCTTTCTCAGTTtgcttatttatatatattagtatttgtAAATATCGTTATCCTGGGATATCAAAACGCTTCAATCACCTTATTACGTGCTTATATCCATCTTCCCATGAGTTAGAGGTTCTAATTCCGTCAATGGGTTTTGTTCTTGTCTATAGATGAAAGAATAGTTCCAGAAAGCAGAAAATGACATACATATTAGAATGGCGGGCACATTGATAAGTTGCAGATACAAACACCCAGGTAGGTAATTTAATGCTATGGTTGGTTCTCAAAGTTTACAATTGAGCTGTCTCTTCCAGTGAAATACAATCATAAAGAGAAAATGAGCTGGCTTCTGATGGATGAGCTAATTATTATATGTTAGGTGTATTTAGCCCAAACCTTAGACGAGTTCAATGAAACTAACCCTAAAAAGCAACCAATAAAAAGTTtgtttattaaaacaaaagCACTACAAATGCAAAATGGGAGAACAAATAGGTAGAGACGCCTGTCATCATCTAGATATCATTGATATATTTGCTAGGTAAAGGTCTTATATTCCCATTTTCTTCTTAAACTCCACCACCGATTCATAGATTTTGTGTGGGTGAGGAAGAGAGCTGGACACAAACTCCTCCTCCATGCACCTTTTACCCCATGTCACTATCTTTGGACACTCTGCTTCAATGCTGAAGTTCCCAAAAGTCTCTAACGTGTAGGTCCAGCAGTGCAGTGGGAGTAAAGCGATGTCCAGAAACCCCAACTTCTCACCCCCAAAATAAGGTTTTGATTTAAGCTTTCCTTCCAACAGcttcaaattttctatgaaTTCTTTCTTGGCCGCCTCATGCTTTTCTCCTTTGGCTGCCCATAGTTTCCTGCCAGGTGGGAATAGCTGCATTGCAATgaattcatttcattaattaatgTTATTTGTACAATGGCACTTATAAGAAAGGAAGGAAAttaccaaaaagaaagaaggataTTGAAGCGCCACGTTATTGTCAATGAAGTGAGCCCAGAACTTGGCTTGAGCTCTTTGGTAAGGATCAGATGGCAGAAGGAAACTTATCCTTCCAAAGCCCATCAATGTATTCCACTATTGTCAAGGACTCGCATATGGGCTTCCCATTGTGAATCAAAACTGGAATTTTCTTATGAACTGGGTTCATCTGCAAGAGCAGAGAGCTTTTACCCTCCATcaagtcttcttcttctttcccttCATGCTCTATCCCTTTAGCGGCCAAGGCGAGTCTTACCCTCATCCCATAAGGGCTTGGCAAGAAATCTAAAACAACTATCTGGTCATTGTTTGCCATTGCTACACACAGATGAAGTACTGGATCGATATGCTATATATGGCTTTTGCAGGGATGGTAAGAGTATTTATAGCACCTTTCTGCATGCTAAGGATAATTAATACTTTGGTCTCTTGTCTTGTGGCTGTGTTCTACTTACGTCACAAACATTGACTTTATCTTCCAACTACTCTACGTTGGCCCCTTCCACATTGCTTCCTCAGGTTGTATAGCCTCAACCTCTTTCCTAATTCCATGCCCATGTCACTTCTTATTCATGCTGGAAAGAAACTTCATCGGCTAATATATAATAGACATTAATTATCTAAAGATCTGCAT is from Vitis riparia cultivar Riparia Gloire de Montpellier isolate 1030 chromosome 10, EGFV_Vit.rip_1.0, whole genome shotgun sequence and encodes:
- the LOC117923037 gene encoding disease resistance protein At4g27190-like, with amino-acid sequence MVGTAKKLPKVNIAIVGSSRKPYRPACTAEDMVDGKIEKNIVKDSAMEFVTAVLGTLIADACPRLCGYVYSKIRNSFRFQSNFNDLENHMNLLTELRSQVENELDESVWTTQVRGWLLEVQGIEGEVNSMNGSIAARNQNCCGGILNRCRRGGELAERLKKVQRIHSVGMSMVAANRRERPAEHIPELMTEDQTTEVEHIPGPSVEDQATAVGHILRPSIEYQTTAVEHIPAPSIEDQTTASLILAKLMNLLNDDEVGRIGVWGMGGVGKTTLVKNLNNKLRNDSSTQPFGIVIWITVSKQLDLARIQTQIAQRVDMGVNMNESTESVASKLHQRLEQQNKFLLILDDVWEEIALDALGVPRPEVHGGCKIILTTRFFDVCRDMKTDAVLKMDVLNDVEAWELFCQNAGKVATLEHIKPLAKEVARECGGLPLAIIVMGTSMREKKMVELWKDALSELQNSVPYNIKGIEDKVYKPLKWSYDSLGNNIKSCFLYCSLYPEDFSIEIRELVQCWLAEGLIDKQKNYDDIHNRGAAVVEYLKDCCLLEDGHLKDTVKMHDVIRDVAIWIATSVEVKYKSLVRSGISLSQISEGELSRSVRRVSFMFNRIKELPDGVPLCSKASTLLLQDNLFLQRVPQGFLIAFQALKVLNMGGTQICRLPDSICLLHQLEALLLRDCSHLQEIPPLDGLQKLLVLDCCATRIKELPKGMERLSNLKELNLSCTQYLETVQAGVMSELSGLEVLDMTDSSYKWSLKTRAEKGKAVFEELGCLEKLISVSIGLNSIPFPVKKHTWIQKLKRSQFLMGPTDCEIDKITKFNERQVIFISLNYLSEEWNILWWLTNATSLALISCSGLDKMVETLAMKSVRCFGCLKSLTISHAQITFGPEEAWGARNDLLPNMEELKLKYVLGLKSISELVARLGLKLSKLRVLKVFDCYSLDYLFSCIDFSQTPNLENLEEIGLSCLYLDDLFVYGSTQTSVPSPVAPNLRRIYLDGVEKLKTLGRPKELWQNLETFLASECKSLKKLPLNSQSANTLKEIKGELWWWNQLEWDDDDTRSSLQPFFNERGAP